Genomic segment of Macrobrachium rosenbergii isolate ZJJX-2024 unplaced genomic scaffold, ASM4041242v1 13909, whole genome shotgun sequence:
CCCTTGGTGGGAGCGAAAAGACTCTATCCAGCTATTCGAGGCTcgagaaaaaaacgaaaataaatgaaaacttggaaagaactgaacaaaatatttacgttaataagAGCCACGAACACAAAACTAAGCAGCTTAAagttacaacatatatatatatatatatatatatatatatatatatatatatatatatatatatatatatatatatatatatatatatatatatatatacggagagagagagagagagaccggaactGTCGCATCAAAGGAGCAGGTGGAGGAGGAAGTAAGCTCACTTGAGCAAGAGAGGGAGGCTCACAGCCTCACTGGCTCAGTGCAGTCACTGGGTGTGTTGGGCCTGGGGCCAACAGAGAAGAACATACAGTATTGTCTGCAGCTGCCATGGCCGAGAGGGTCAGGCACGTGGTTGTGTTGACATGACTCGTAtctgtcattcattcattttcttccgtTTTGTTTATCTTTCGCATTTCGTTAACATTCACTTCTTGTCTTTCTCAAAGAGATTATGGCGTCAGAAATGCAACAGAAACGTTGATGAAGGCGATTtgtaataaaagtatgaaaaacaaaaactggcaaCTGTCCTGTTTCCTACGTTTAGCGCCTCTGGATGAATGGAGGTGATGACGTCACTGGTGGTGACGTCATCGCCGCTGCAGCGagaggggaggttgggggggggggggaaggaggaggaggaggaagagcagagGGAAAAGAGCCTCTGTTCCCTCAAGGCCATATGACATACAGTAGTCCATGGGAGGGAAATAGCCTTTTAATTAAACCAAACTGCAATAGTTTTATTGCACGAACATGTCACAGGGACCCTTAGTGACACCATATCCAAAATGCGACATTCGGCCATTTTGAAACTGTGTCATTCACACTTAACCTTTTCGGAGGGTACATGTTTCCATATTTTCCCGTTTTTCTCCAAAACAGTGCATCTTGCAGGTAAGAGgtaaagagagtaaaaaaaaataggaaattaaattctACACAAGTTTGTTTCTATAAGAGTTTTCTTTAGAACTGAAACTTTTTCCGTAAACAAACCAGAAATTTAAAGacagattttttgaaaaaagtaaaaaattgacTCTGATCTCACATTTCCTTCAATAAGGAAAATGTTATAGAATCGGCCTTTTACAGTgaagtttttactttaatttggcctatttgttttcctttacataCTAATACTATGCACACGAAACACGACAAGGGAAATAGACCCAATCTGAAGTCCATGCAAAATAGATGGAAATAGTGGGTTCAGTCAAACAAATTGCAATAGTTTGTTCTGTTGCAAGAATGTGATATTTAGACCTTTAGGAACATCGCAGTAGGAAAAAAATAGGACACATTCGGCCATCTTTAATTTGCACAATTCCACATTCAAAATGGCGGACGTTCTCATTGTTTGAGATGAAGTTCTGTGTCCTCGAATATCCATTGGAACATAAATCTATTGATTACTAATAGAACTACGATCTCAAGGAATACATGTTTGGCTTCAGATTTGACCCTTGACCCCTATGTACTCCTGGGTCAAAGGGCAATCCTTACATTTCCAAATTCAGGGCTCAGACCTCTGATTTTCAGTTACGGAATCCGCTTGAAATTTCCCCTGATCAAACAGAATTATGCACACCGAATCATTcagaaattgatatataattAGTACAGTAATTGCTTATTTACCAATAATATTCAGTTAATGTAACaatttattttgttcagtatAATAAATTCATGAATGTACGATCCTTGCTCCAACGCACCAAATGGCCCACAGGAGAAGCATATGAAGATATCGCATCCAAGTATGTTGCTCTTGTCAAGAAAAACAGCAATCCTATTGTTGTCTTTGATGGGGACAGCAATAGTGCATCAACAAAATGCGTGACTCATCAAAAAAGTGTTCGGGGCGCAATTGTTGCCCCGGGTGTTCATGTTGCACCTTCTCATGAAGTCTTTCCCTTTGGAAATGAGGAGTCATTTTtagcaaatcacaaaaacaaacaggGTTTTATTGACTTCCTGTCTGAAACTCTGAATGAGCAGCGGGTATCTACAAAAGCATGCAGAGGGAGATGCAGATCTTCCAATAGTGCAGGAGGCAGTTAACAAGGTAACATATTATGTCATAGCAAAGGATACTGACATATTGGTTCTCCTCTGTCATCACATGAAGCCTCACATAACAGTCAGCCCCTGTTCATGGTATCACAGAAATCCAATATGAAGCTCCCCATTTGGAACATTGGAGAAATGAGTTCACAACTCGGTGAAGAATGCTGCTGCCGGTGTTAGCCATTCATGCTGCTCTGTGTGCAAGTGATACCACGTCAAGATCAAATACCATAGGAAAGGGAGTTGTACTGAAGAAACAAAGCGTCCTCTTCGAGTGTGGAGTGCCATTCCTGTCTGACAAATCCACTCATGAGGAAATAAAAAGGCGGCAAAAAGAGCAATCGTTCAGGTCTTCAGTTCTAGCACGAATTGGGCAGCTCTTGATGAGCTGAGAAAGAGAAAGTTCCAGGGCAAAGTCATCAAGAGTCTGAGAAGTGCTGATGTACAAGACCTGCCGCCTCCTAGTGTTGCAGCTAAATATCACTCATTTCGTGTTTATTATCAAACACAAATCTGGCTAGTAAATAGAGATATTACACCTGATGATTGGGTtggaaagagaaatggaaaaacttgatTCCTTGCACGACGGATAACAGCCCAGCTCTTGATGCCTTACTAAAAGAAATCAGATGCAAATGCAAAGGCTTTTGTGACACTCGGCACTGTTCGTGTAAAAACACATGGGCTATGCTGGACAGATTTTTTGTGAGGAGTGTCAAGCTAGCACTTGTGTTAGCTTGTTAATAGATGAAGACATTGAACACGACTAATTTAGATCGTGCATGTACTTTGAGCCAGAATagattgtagtttttattttttctgttatatttctgtAAGCTCAAGGAGCTGATAAAGCAGTTGCTCTTTGTCATTTGAGGTTGTCTTGTATCTGTTACAACCAATGTAATCCTTAAGTCAATTTTCAAGATAATCTTTTTTCTAAATATGAAGTGCAGTTGCATTTGATCAAGGTTACTGCAGGCTTTAAGGATCAGATTCCATGCCTGAAATGAACTATTCTAAATATGTTCCTATTAATATGCAatcaatatattcaaatattaaaaagtgaatgtttgggAGATTCCAGCTCAAACGATGGTTAGAACGTCCGCcattttgaatatggaattacgcAAATTCAGAATggtagaatttatatttttttttactatggtgTTCATAAAGATCGTAATAACACATTCATGCAACAGAACTGACTATTGTAATTTGTTTGACAGAACCCactattttcatctatttcacATGGACCTGAAATTGggtatattttccttttggcGTCTCTTGTGCAAAATATTAgcatgcaaagaaaaacaaatataccaGAAGAAAGCAGAATCTTCATTCTAAAAGACcaattctataaaattttactgtGAAATTAGTAGTCCAGGAGATACTGAAGGAAATGTGAGACGAAATtcgatttttctgcttttttattttttaaaatctgtattcCAATTTCGGGGATGTTTGTGAAAAGTTTCAATTTTAGAGCAAAACCTTATGGAAACAAACTTGTGCagaatttaatttcctatttttttagtCTCTATACCTCTTACCCATAAAACGCACTGTTTtcgataaaaacaagaaaatatgaaaaaatgtaccCCTCCGAAATGGTTAAAAGTGGAATTACACAATTAGAATGGCAGAATTTGTCCCATTTTGGATATGGTGTTACTAAGGGTCCATATAACATGttcatgcaataaaacaaactGTTGCAATTTGTTTTACTAAAACACCTTTTTCACCTACTTCCCCTTGTCGAATAAGGTCGGAAATGTGGCGCTCCCAGGCGTCTCTCGGCCGAGTCCTCCTTCGGTTTTGGGAGTTTCTTCCTCAGTCAGGCGTTCGTCCTCGTCACGACAATGGCGCCGTTTTGCCTTTGGTGCAGGCTGTGGCGTTGATTGGTCAACTTTCACATCGTTCATGTAGAAGGTCCATGACAGAAAACAGGCAtaggatctgagagagagagagagagagagagagagagggagagagagaatgttcttgtTTCTGATGATGTAGAAGCAGCCTCGTGATGGCACGGGCTCTTTCCCCACCACCAATATTCAATCCCCTGTCCATCCATCcatgcacacatacgcacatacacacatacaaacatacatacatccctaACTCTTCATCCAGTCATAAAAAACCTGTGAAGAagacaaccccccccccacctgcggccccaggaatttgtttaaaatctttttctcaAAATCCAGGCTTCCATAACCCGAGATTGACTTGACAGACTGACCTAGAGTTTGCGCTCCCCAACGGAACGGACCAAACTGCTGGGGTCCATCTGGAGCCTCATGGCGAAGGAGGTGGGATTTCTCGCAGCTAGAGGCGTCAAAGTCGGCCTTCCTCGGGAGTTTACCTTCCAAGGCGCTTGACAAAATCTGCACCTGTTTGAGGAGGCCATTACTCGAAAACGGTTTGAGGAAACGGCCTCCTCCGTTAGTTGCAAATCGCCAAACAAACTCGACCAGGTTTTGGGGGATGCGGAATCTGGAGGCCGttgagggggttgggggttgcATCACCACTCAACTGCCTTCAGGCATTGTTGGTCGGTATCCATGTTAACTCTTTTCTTGACTTATGAAACACAAGAGGCAGCACTCCTCGGCATCTCGGGATAATAAGTATCGGTATTCACAGCACCGCTCCTCCGAAAGTCAGTGAGTAACAAGGAAAGCGCGGTACGACATTTCGGCTCTTGTCATCCTCTGCAGGCTGCCGCCCCCCACCGCTCAGCCTTCAGCTGATAATACTGATTGCATCAGTCTGCTTGAAGCTGGTGGTGCGATTCGCATTGTTTAATTACAACAGTCTATTATTCTCCTTTTGcgttttctctcctcctcctcctcctcctccccaccccggaggagggggaggagctgAAAATGTGATCACCTTGTTCTTTGTCATTACGAACCTCATTTATAATGTCACTGTCATTTCTGTTTAGGCGCCAAAATGCAAAACTTGTTGCTGGGGGTGGCGGCTATTCTGCTCTCGGGGTCGCCGGGGAGGTGGGGGACCAATGTGGTGGGGGAGTAGGTGGAGGATGGGTGGGAAGGGTAGATGGGTGAGTAGAAGGAGGATGGGTGGAGAAGGGGAGAtgggggagtaggaggaggaggatggagaagGGGAGAtgggggagtaggaggaggaggttggagaagggagtaggaggagggaggtgaaaaggaaatgggggtgggagtaggagggtgagaaggggagatgtgggagtaggaggaggagggtggagaaGGGGAGAtgggggagtaggaggaggagggtggagaaggggagcaggaggaggagggtgaaaaGGAGATGGGGggttaggaggaggagggtggagaaGGGGAGAtggggagtaggaggaggatggggggagGAGGCAAGGGCTTCCTCTTGGTGTTATCAAGATGTTCAGTTGGTTGTGCtttgtccttttcttcttcttcttcttctctttattgaATTCATCAACAAACTTCTTTTCAGACGTTTCATGTCACTGCTTACagtatgtgacagagagagatctTATCTTTCTTACAGatcttacaattcgttcgggttgccccaggtccctcagtgtgaggcacctttgatgtctaccagagagttgctaacgcatcttccggtatattttgcatcttccagtcttggatggtctgggatgcatcttagatatttgtcgagcttattcttaaacacatctacgctcactcctgttatgttcctcagatgagctggtagcgcattgaatagacgctgcattatcgatgctggtgcgtggtggattaatgtcctgtgtgctttccttaattttcctggtatagtttttggcactattaatctacctctgcttgctctttttgataattttagttccatgatgttttcggtaattccttctatctgtttccatgcttgaattaccatgtagcgttctcttctcctttcaagactatataaatttaagaattgtagtctttcccagtagtcaaggtccttaacttcttctattctagctgtaaatgacctttgtacactctctatttgtgcaatatcctttttgcagtgtgggtaccatattatattgcaatattcaagtggactacgtgcacgtacgttttataaagcataatcatgtgttcagcttttctagttttgaagtgccggaacaacattcccattttttgctttgcattttgccaatagaattgctatttgatcattgcataacatattcctattcaacatcacaccaaggtctttaactgcttccttgtttgtgattgtctcattattaggtcctttatatgcatatagcattcctactttatcaccatagttcattgattcaaatttatcagagttaaataccatcctatttat
This window contains:
- the LOC136838046 gene encoding uncharacterized protein yields the protein MFSRLLGISVSVEIPSFLKEAGFLHCAGGRNIACKRQTFVDEFNKEKKKKKKRTKHNQLNILITPRGSPCLLPPSSSYSPSPLLHPPPPNPPSPFHPPPPAPLLHPPPPTPPSPLLHPPPPTPTSPLLTLLLPPPFPFHLPPPTPFSNLLLLLPHLPFSILLLLLPHLPFSTHPPSTHPSTLPTHPPPTPPPHWSPTSPATPRAE